The following are encoded in a window of Trichomycterus rosablanca isolate fTriRos1 chromosome 13, fTriRos1.hap1, whole genome shotgun sequence genomic DNA:
- the erg28 gene encoding ergosterol biosynthetic protein 28 homolog yields the protein MSWFLNLLRSWLVMVSIIALGNTVQSFRDHSFLSEKLYTGTPDFVNGLQARTFGIWTLLSSIIRCACAIDIQNRTLYYITLWTFVLALGHFLSEAFIYKTAPLTIGVMAPLFVAGCSIVGMLVGFRCITKLQEVKEARPKKRN from the exons ATGAGTTGGTTTTTGAACCTGTTGAGGAGCTGGCTGGTCATGGTGTCCATCATTGCACTGGGAAACACAGTTCAGAGCTTTCGTGACCATAGTTTTCTGTCAGAGAAACTGTATACTGGCACACCAGATTTTG TAAATGGCCTTCAAGCAAGAACCTTTGGGATATGGACCTTGCTGTCATCAATCATTCGCTGTGCTTGTGCAATAGACATTCAGAACAGGAC GCTTTATTATATCACTCTGTGGACATTTGTTCTGGCTCTTGGCCACTTCCTGTCTGAGGCCTTCATCTATAAAACCGCTCCTCTTACCATTGGAGTTATGGCTCCTCTTTTTGTGGCAG GTTGTTCTATTGTGGGCATGTTAGTTGGATTCCGGTGTATAACAAAACTACAGGAAGTAAAAGAAGCAAGACCGAAGAAAAGAAACTGA